A DNA window from Thermoanaerobaculales bacterium contains the following coding sequences:
- a CDS encoding transposase: MPFDEARLASRFVELLREVVKRDSLLVLAWVLMGNHYHLVVRMGATLLSRSMKTLQQEVARTGNRAAGTHGHLWQGRFNAKRVDVERYLGQLIAYVHLNPVAARMVDDPANHRWSGHHEVVGDRNDGIVAVDDLLAMYGRHRCEAVDAYRSALGGFGNADWLCAAPGHLPWWRLGRPPGRRGLHPLRCDMVDELGRPTSPYRSRFEAKAWVEEACGVLGLSREELAGRGQDSRIVRMRELVGVVGVERFGVKVRDLARCLGKSEDGVSRWVRRGARRRIEDMEFANDAEMLDAAFRDER, from the coding sequence ATGCCGTTCGACGAAGCTCGGCTGGCGTCCCGATTTGTCGAGCTGCTCCGCGAGGTGGTGAAACGGGACAGCTTGCTGGTCCTCGCGTGGGTGCTGATGGGCAATCACTACCACCTCGTCGTGCGTATGGGTGCGACGCTGCTATCACGCTCCATGAAAACGCTGCAGCAGGAAGTGGCGCGAACCGGCAATCGCGCTGCAGGGACGCACGGGCACCTGTGGCAGGGTCGGTTCAATGCGAAGCGAGTCGACGTCGAGCGGTATCTGGGCCAGCTGATCGCCTACGTCCATTTGAACCCGGTTGCCGCCCGCATGGTAGACGACCCGGCGAACCATCGATGGTCGGGACACCACGAAGTCGTCGGAGACCGGAACGACGGGATTGTCGCGGTCGACGACCTGCTCGCCATGTACGGTCGGCATCGGTGCGAGGCAGTGGATGCGTACCGTTCGGCCCTCGGCGGTTTCGGAAATGCCGACTGGTTGTGCGCCGCTCCGGGTCACCTGCCGTGGTGGCGGCTAGGGCGTCCGCCGGGAAGACGCGGGCTGCATCCACTGCGATGCGACATGGTGGACGAGCTTGGCAGACCGACCAGCCCCTATCGCTCTCGGTTCGAAGCCAAAGCCTGGGTTGAAGAGGCTTGCGGAGTTCTCGGTCTGAGTCGGGAAGAACTCGCCGGTCGAGGGCAAGATTCGAGGATTGTGCGGATGCGCGAGTTGGTCGGGGTGGTAGGGGTGGAGCGCTTCGGCGTGAAAGTCCGGGATCTGGCCCGTTGCCTCGGCAAGAGTGAGGATGGAGTCAGCCGGTGGGTGCGGCGTGGGGCGAGACGCAGGATCGAGGACATGGAGTTCGCGAACGACGCGGAGATGCTGGATGCAGCGTTTCGCGACGAACGATAG
- a CDS encoding sugar phosphate isomerase/epimerase: protein MRREFTRLEFLRVGAAGAALWAARAGWAESGSRPSGGEGAGGRHVPVGLQLYSVRAECAKDLPTVLAAVAAMGYQGVEFAGYHGRSAAELRRMLDGSGLACCGTHLAIDALTGDELERTVEFNRDLGNRFLVVASLPEGWMADRERCQATAWTFNEVSEKVAAAGMRVGYHNHAGDLRLVDGETAWDIFFSQARPEVVMQLDTANTLAGGGDPVQILGKHPGRAATMHLKEHSRSTPAAVLGEGDVDWRALFDAVEAQGATDWYIVEHEGDGLPPLVAVERCLANLRKITGEGS from the coding sequence ATGAGGCGCGAGTTCACTCGGCTGGAGTTCCTGCGGGTCGGTGCGGCGGGGGCGGCGCTGTGGGCGGCGAGGGCCGGCTGGGCGGAGAGCGGATCTCGGCCGTCGGGCGGAGAGGGCGCGGGCGGGCGGCACGTCCCGGTCGGCCTGCAACTCTACTCGGTGCGGGCCGAGTGCGCGAAGGACCTGCCGACCGTGCTGGCGGCGGTGGCCGCGATGGGCTACCAGGGCGTCGAGTTCGCCGGCTACCACGGCCGGAGCGCGGCCGAGCTCAGGCGCATGCTCGACGGCAGCGGGCTTGCGTGCTGCGGCACCCACCTCGCCATCGACGCGCTGACGGGAGACGAGCTCGAGCGAACGGTGGAGTTCAACCGGGATCTCGGCAACCGGTTCCTCGTTGTCGCCTCGCTGCCAGAGGGGTGGATGGCTGACCGGGAGCGTTGCCAGGCGACAGCCTGGACCTTCAACGAGGTCTCCGAGAAGGTCGCGGCCGCCGGGATGCGGGTCGGCTACCACAACCACGCGGGCGATCTCAGGCTCGTCGATGGCGAGACCGCATGGGACATCTTCTTCTCGCAGGCGCGGCCCGAGGTCGTGATGCAGCTCGACACCGCGAACACGCTCGCGGGCGGTGGCGATCCGGTGCAGATCCTGGGCAAGCACCCCGGCCGCGCGGCGACGATGCACCTCAAGGAGCACTCGAGGTCCACACCCGCGGCCGTCCTCGGGGAGGGCGACGTCGACTGGCGGGCGCTCTTCGACGCCGTCGAGGCCCAGGGCGCGACCGACTGGTACATCGTCGAGCACGAGGGCGACGGCCTGCCGCCGCTGGTCGCCGTTGAGAGATGCCTCGCCAACTTGAGGAAGATCACCGGTGAGGGGAGCTGA
- the pepF gene encoding oligoendopeptidase F, protein MNDTATAYRNGAARPATRDRARIDQRFTWDLGHIFSDWEGWRRAMGQLAALMERYQAFRGTLAEGPERLLAACLLSDELGRLVQRVHSYPSLMQSQDTRDNAVQARLEEVRITLARFRQASAWYAPELLAIPRETIRRWLEDTPELAPYRFPIEEIYRQQQHVLDEDGERLLAFAGPLAASPAHTYSMLADADVDFPEVTLSDGSRMVASHAAYAHGLHTLRNQVDREALFEAHYSVYDSSPNTYAAIFNGILQADWFTAQARRYRTTLEASLDEDDIPVEVVERLIAAAKAGAEPLQRYHRLRRRTLGLERYHSFDAYLPLVELDWQIPYESVPPLVAESVALFGDGYRRTVERAFAERWIDVYENQGKRSGAFSAGVYGVHPYMLLNYADTVDDAFTVAHEMGHTMHTELAHSHQPFATSGYSIFVAEVASMTSESLFLDALLEREASPVRRVALLQHAIDDIAASFYRQAMFADFELEAHRLVERGEPVTAESLQRLYLASLGAMFGSSLDDQERDRNTWARIPHFYGSPYYVYQYATSKAAASLLHWRLTEGPEGARAQTVERYLALLRAGGNDHPIAQLRQAGVDLATGEPVEALVTTMGSLVDRLGAELEGFGLRG, encoded by the coding sequence ATGAACGACACCGCCACCGCATACCGGAACGGCGCCGCGCGGCCGGCCACCCGCGACCGGGCGCGGATCGACCAGCGCTTCACCTGGGACCTCGGCCACATCTTCTCCGACTGGGAGGGGTGGCGGCGGGCGATGGGTCAGCTTGCGGCCCTGATGGAGAGGTACCAGGCCTTTCGGGGCACGCTGGCCGAGGGCCCGGAGCGGCTGCTCGCCGCCTGCCTCCTGTCGGACGAGCTCGGCCGGCTCGTCCAGCGGGTCCACTCCTACCCGAGCCTGATGCAGAGCCAGGACACCCGCGACAACGCGGTCCAGGCACGGCTCGAGGAGGTGCGGATCACGCTCGCCCGCTTCCGCCAGGCGTCGGCCTGGTACGCCCCAGAGCTGCTGGCGATTCCCCGGGAGACGATCCGCCGCTGGCTCGAGGACACCCCCGAGCTTGCGCCCTACCGCTTCCCGATCGAGGAGATCTACCGGCAGCAGCAGCACGTGCTCGACGAGGACGGCGAGCGGCTGCTCGCCTTCGCCGGCCCGCTCGCCGCCAGCCCGGCCCACACCTACTCGATGCTCGCCGACGCCGACGTCGACTTCCCGGAGGTCACGCTGTCCGACGGCTCGAGAATGGTCGCCAGCCACGCGGCCTACGCGCACGGCCTCCACACGCTGCGCAACCAGGTCGACCGGGAGGCGCTGTTCGAAGCCCACTACTCGGTCTACGACTCCTCGCCCAACACGTACGCGGCGATCTTCAACGGCATCCTCCAGGCCGACTGGTTCACGGCCCAGGCTCGGCGGTACCGGACGACCCTCGAGGCGAGCCTCGACGAGGACGACATCCCGGTCGAGGTGGTCGAGCGGCTGATCGCCGCCGCCAAGGCGGGCGCCGAGCCGCTGCAGCGCTACCACCGGCTGCGGCGGCGCACCCTCGGACTCGAGCGGTACCACTCGTTCGACGCCTACCTGCCCCTGGTCGAGCTCGACTGGCAGATCCCTTACGAGTCGGTGCCGCCGCTGGTCGCCGAGTCGGTGGCGCTGTTCGGCGACGGCTACCGAAGGACGGTGGAGCGCGCCTTCGCTGAGCGCTGGATCGACGTCTACGAGAACCAGGGCAAGCGGTCGGGCGCCTTCTCGGCCGGGGTCTACGGCGTCCACCCGTACATGCTGCTCAACTACGCCGACACCGTGGACGACGCCTTCACGGTGGCCCACGAGATGGGCCACACCATGCACACCGAGCTCGCGCACTCCCACCAGCCCTTCGCCACCTCGGGCTACTCCATCTTCGTCGCCGAGGTGGCGAGCATGACCAGCGAGAGCCTCTTCCTCGACGCGCTGCTCGAGCGGGAGGCCTCTCCCGTGCGGCGCGTCGCCCTGCTCCAGCACGCGATCGACGACATCGCGGCCAGCTTCTACCGGCAGGCCATGTTCGCCGACTTCGAGCTCGAGGCCCATCGTCTGGTCGAGCGCGGCGAGCCGGTCACCGCGGAGTCGCTGCAGCGGCTGTACCTGGCATCGCTCGGGGCCATGTTCGGGTCGAGCCTCGACGACCAGGAGCGCGACCGCAACACCTGGGCGCGCATCCCCCACTTCTACGGATCGCCCTACTACGTCTACCAGTACGCCACCAGCAAGGCCGCGGCGAGCCTGCTCCACTGGCGCCTGACCGAGGGGCCGGAGGGCGCGCGGGCGCAGACCGTCGAGCGCTACCTCGCGCTGCTGCGCGCCGGCGGCAACGATCACCCGATCGCTCAGCTGCGGCAAGCCGGGGTCGACCTCGCCACCGGGGAGCCGGTCGAGGCGCTGGTGACGACGATGGGCTCGCTGGTCGACCGGCTGGGGGCTGAGCTGGAGGGGTTCGGGTTGAGGGGATAG
- a CDS encoding M14 family zinc carboxypeptidase: MRRVMLTVVLLGVMTGAAAAVAADGPMVIRIVLEERSRLEELSLLVSIDDVRDGLVIASAFPAQLERLAKAGFEWETLPEPEAPKLATMCPAGWENDPDRTWECYPTYAQYVGFLNRYAADYPALCRLVDLGATTNQARPHRLWALRISDNPDLEEDEPEVLYSASIHGDETTGYGLMLHLIAELLDGYGGDPEITALVDDLEIWINPAANPDGTYYSSDATVDGAIREYTNASGGWGVDGNRNFPDPDDGPHPDGNPWWTETQHMMAFAEAHRIVLSANFHGGAEVVNYPWDTWSRRHVDDAWLIAISRAYADAVHAVAPAGYLTDLDNGITNGWDWYTITGGRQDYMTGFRGGREVTIEISSTKLLPASQLDDHWLWNRAALLGYLGQSRKGIRGLVTDPAGQPLDARIEIVGLDTAADNSYALTDPDVGDYHRMLLPGTYHVLITATGHEPAEFYGVTVPSGGSTILDAVLVPLPTAAVSGEVTDHTGAPIAGATVEVPDLGLSTTTGGNGAYALPAVFEGDYDFRVSSAGFETIAVTRTVVAPASLLNFALAPLEVAFETDLEVDDGGLASSQGWQWGSPSGAGNPGAHSGTKVWATNLSGDYQQNAHWYLDLAAVPIAGGGRISFWHWYEFESSWDGGNLSVRPAGSGSYTLLTPDGGYPSSDVSALGQPGFTGTTGEWQEVSFELGEWAGQTVDLRWHFASDSSYEYLGWYLDDITVTGAEHLADFEYSPADPAVGQPVAFTDRSSGPVAGWQWEFGDGGSSTEQNPSHAFPAEGVYPVTLTATFPEGPRSITQPVAIGGGAGLFGDGFESGDTGAWSATVP; encoded by the coding sequence CTTGTCAGCATCGACGACGTCCGCGACGGCCTGGTGATCGCTTCCGCCTTCCCGGCCCAGCTCGAGCGGCTCGCCAAGGCCGGCTTCGAGTGGGAGACGCTGCCCGAGCCCGAGGCGCCGAAGCTCGCGACCATGTGCCCGGCCGGCTGGGAGAACGACCCCGACCGGACCTGGGAGTGCTACCCGACCTACGCCCAGTACGTCGGCTTCCTGAACCGGTACGCGGCCGACTACCCGGCGCTGTGCCGGCTGGTCGACCTCGGCGCGACCACCAACCAGGCGCGGCCCCACCGGCTGTGGGCGCTCCGGATCAGCGACAACCCGGATCTCGAGGAGGACGAGCCCGAGGTGCTCTACAGCGCGTCGATCCACGGCGACGAGACCACCGGCTACGGGCTGATGCTGCACCTGATCGCGGAGCTGCTCGACGGGTACGGCGGCGACCCCGAGATCACCGCCCTGGTCGACGACCTCGAGATCTGGATCAACCCGGCCGCCAACCCGGACGGCACCTACTACTCGAGCGACGCCACGGTCGACGGGGCGATCCGCGAGTACACCAACGCATCGGGCGGATGGGGCGTTGACGGCAACCGCAACTTCCCCGACCCCGACGACGGGCCTCACCCCGACGGCAACCCGTGGTGGACCGAGACCCAGCACATGATGGCGTTCGCCGAGGCGCATCGCATCGTGCTGTCCGCCAACTTCCATGGCGGCGCGGAGGTTGTGAACTACCCGTGGGACACCTGGTCCCGGCGGCACGTCGACGACGCCTGGCTGATCGCGATCAGCCGCGCCTACGCCGACGCCGTCCACGCGGTCGCGCCGGCCGGCTACCTCACCGACCTCGACAACGGCATCACCAACGGCTGGGACTGGTACACGATCACCGGCGGCCGGCAGGACTACATGACCGGGTTCCGCGGCGGCCGCGAGGTCACGATCGAGATCTCGAGCACCAAGCTGCTGCCGGCCTCGCAGCTCGACGACCACTGGCTCTGGAACCGCGCCGCGCTGCTCGGCTACCTCGGGCAGTCGCGGAAGGGCATCCGCGGCCTGGTCACCGACCCGGCGGGTCAGCCCCTCGACGCCAGGATCGAGATCGTCGGCCTCGACACCGCGGCCGACAACAGCTACGCCCTGACCGACCCCGACGTCGGCGACTACCACCGGATGCTGTTGCCGGGCACCTACCACGTGCTGATCACCGCGACCGGTCACGAGCCGGCGGAGTTCTACGGCGTGACCGTGCCGAGCGGCGGCTCGACCATCCTCGACGCGGTTCTCGTGCCGCTGCCCACGGCGGCGGTCTCCGGCGAGGTCACCGACCACACCGGGGCGCCGATCGCCGGCGCCACGGTCGAGGTCCCGGACCTCGGCCTCTCGACGACCACCGGCGGCAACGGCGCCTACGCCTTGCCGGCGGTGTTCGAGGGCGACTACGACTTCCGGGTCTCATCCGCGGGCTTCGAGACGATCGCAGTGACACGCACCGTGGTCGCGCCGGCCTCGCTCCTCAACTTCGCGCTCGCCCCGCTCGAGGTCGCGTTTGAAACCGACCTCGAGGTCGACGACGGCGGCCTGGCGTCGAGCCAGGGTTGGCAGTGGGGCTCGCCCTCGGGCGCCGGCAACCCCGGCGCGCACTCCGGCACCAAGGTCTGGGCGACCAACCTGTCCGGCGACTACCAGCAGAACGCCCACTGGTACCTCGACCTGGCCGCGGTGCCGATCGCAGGCGGCGGCCGGATCAGCTTCTGGCACTGGTACGAGTTCGAAAGCTCCTGGGACGGCGGCAACCTCAGCGTGCGCCCGGCCGGGTCCGGTTCGTACACGCTGCTCACGCCCGATGGCGGCTACCCGTCGAGCGACGTCAGCGCCCTCGGCCAGCCCGGCTTCACTGGCACGACCGGGGAGTGGCAGGAGGTGTCGTTCGAACTCGGCGAATGGGCAGGACAGACCGTCGACCTGCGCTGGCACTTCGCCTCCGACTCCTCGTACGAGTATCTCGGCTGGTACCTCGACGACATCACGGTGACCGGCGCCGAGCACCTCGCCGACTTCGAGTACTCACCCGCCGACCCGGCGGTCGGGCAGCCGGTGGCCTTCACCGACCGCTCGAGCGGCCCGGTTGCCGGGTGGCAGTGGGAGTTCGGCGACGGCGGCAGCTCGACCGAGCAGAACCCCTCGCATGCCTTCCCCGCCGAGGGGGTGTACCCGGTCACGCTCACCGCCACGTTCCCGGAAGGCCCTCGCAGCATCACCCAACCAGTGGCGATCGGCGGGGGCGCCGGGTTGTTCGGGGACGGCTTCGAGTCCGGCGACACCGGGGCGTGGAGCGCGACGGTGCCTTGA